The Chloroflexota bacterium genome window below encodes:
- the erpA gene encoding iron-sulfur cluster insertion protein ErpA gives MTMTESTPQTAPSAPPAAPAQAVELLVSMTDAAAVKVQELRSREGKADAALRLFVKSGGCSGFSYGLAFDDKIAEDDRVEDHAGVPIVIDAFSAQHVAGAEIDYVDSLMGSGFAINNPNAVSSCSCGQSFNTDGSPAKAGGCH, from the coding sequence ATGACAATGACCGAATCGACGCCGCAGACAGCACCATCGGCTCCGCCGGCCGCCCCCGCACAAGCCGTTGAGCTGCTGGTCAGCATGACCGACGCCGCCGCCGTCAAGGTGCAGGAGCTGCGATCACGCGAAGGCAAGGCCGATGCGGCTCTGCGCCTCTTCGTGAAGAGCGGCGGATGCTCGGGCTTCAGCTACGGCCTGGCCTTCGACGACAAGATCGCCGAGGACGATCGGGTCGAGGACCACGCCGGCGTGCCGATCGTGATCGACGCCTTCAGCGCCCAGCACGTGGCCGGCGCGGAGATCGACTATGTCGACTCGCTGATGGGCTCCGGATTCGCGATCAACAACCCAAACGCGGTGAGCAGCTGCTCGTGCGGGCAGTCCTTCAACACCGATGGCTCCCCCGCCAAGGCAGGCGGCTGCCACTAG
- a CDS encoding class II fructose-bisphosphate aldolase encodes MSVASAHDLLGGLDGIARVQGTRLLVDDDTRFRGESIDGLVEDAVFNPDEAVRDSARWLIWSASQSLGCGSASIHELYMARGRGEFPATKFTVPAINVRAAAYLTARQAFAVALERDAGAVIFEIAKSEMAYTDQRPAEYTAVILAAAIRSGWIGPVFLQGDHFQFNATKWAADPGTEMSGLKQVTSEAVAAGFCNIDIDSSTLVDLSQPTASAEQLVNVANTVELTALVRAIEPEGMTISIGGEIGEVGKANSTEEELRAYLDGYFGMLHGSGLAGISKVSIQTGTSHGGVVLPDGSVAQVKIDFDTMKRLSTVARDEYGLAGAVQHGASTLPEDAFHHFPANGTAEIHLATGFQNILYDGDGLPHALRAEMMAWCLANCDDERKPGETDEQFLYKTRKKAIGPFKRALWSLPADAQEQIGANLRAKFGLLFDKLGIAGTRSLVDRFVPIPDLPRPLPSALGGGQERAVVAGASVFEDDGSGE; translated from the coding sequence ATGAGCGTGGCCAGCGCGCACGACCTGCTTGGCGGCCTGGACGGCATCGCCCGTGTCCAGGGAACCCGCCTCCTCGTTGACGACGACACGCGCTTCCGGGGCGAGTCGATCGACGGGCTCGTCGAGGATGCCGTCTTCAACCCGGATGAGGCGGTCCGCGACTCTGCGCGCTGGCTCATCTGGAGCGCGTCGCAGTCGCTCGGCTGCGGGTCGGCCAGCATCCACGAGCTGTACATGGCCCGCGGGCGCGGCGAGTTCCCCGCCACCAAGTTCACAGTGCCGGCAATCAACGTTCGAGCCGCCGCGTACCTGACCGCACGTCAGGCCTTCGCGGTCGCGCTGGAGCGTGACGCGGGTGCGGTCATCTTCGAAATCGCCAAGTCCGAGATGGCCTATACCGACCAGCGCCCCGCCGAGTACACCGCGGTCATCCTCGCCGCCGCCATCCGGTCGGGCTGGATCGGCCCCGTGTTCCTCCAGGGCGACCACTTCCAGTTCAACGCCACCAAGTGGGCGGCCGACCCGGGAACGGAGATGTCCGGCCTCAAGCAGGTCACCAGCGAGGCGGTGGCGGCCGGCTTCTGCAACATCGACATCGACAGCAGCACGCTTGTCGACCTCTCCCAGCCGACCGCTTCCGCTGAGCAGCTCGTGAACGTGGCCAACACGGTCGAGCTGACCGCGCTGGTTCGCGCAATCGAGCCAGAGGGCATGACCATCAGCATCGGCGGCGAGATCGGTGAGGTCGGGAAGGCCAACTCGACTGAAGAGGAGCTGCGCGCATACCTGGACGGCTATTTCGGGATGCTGCACGGCTCGGGTCTGGCCGGGATCAGCAAGGTGAGCATCCAGACCGGGACCAGCCACGGCGGCGTGGTTCTGCCCGACGGCAGCGTGGCACAGGTCAAGATCGACTTCGACACCATGAAGCGCCTCTCCACCGTAGCTCGCGACGAGTACGGTCTGGCCGGCGCCGTCCAGCACGGGGCGAGCACCCTGCCCGAGGACGCGTTTCACCACTTCCCGGCCAACGGCACGGCCGAGATCCACCTGGCGACCGGCTTCCAGAACATCCTGTACGACGGCGACGGACTGCCCCATGCACTCCGCGCCGAGATGATGGCCTGGTGCCTCGCCAACTGTGACGACGAGCGCAAGCCCGGCGAGACCGATGAGCAGTTCCTGTACAAGACGCGCAAGAAGGCGATCGGGCCGTTCAAGCGGGCGCTGTGGTCGCTGCCGGCCGATGCGCAGGAGCAGATCGGCGCGAATCTTCGCGCCAAGTTCGGGCTCCTCTTCGACAAGCTCGGGATTGCCGGCACCCGCTCACTGGTCGACCGCTTCGTCCCGATCCCCGATCTGCCGCGCCCCCTGCCGTCGGCGCTGGGCGGTGGCCAGGAGCGGGCCGTGGTCGCCGGGGCATCGGTCTTCGAAGACGACGGTTCCGGGGAGTAG
- a CDS encoding Clp protease N-terminal domain-containing protein, which yields MPVGRLMNEFQTIRQLLEGAERLANESGEALPGPEHLLLSALALPDGTARQAFERLGADPDGLEAAIAGQHADALRAVGIQVDGDGPVVPAPEPRGVFHSMPSAQAAFRRAVELSKASKPRRLLGAHVVLAITETGRGTMVRALDRMGVNREELAAAAREELAPAVG from the coding sequence ATGCCGGTTGGCAGACTCATGAACGAGTTTCAGACCATTCGACAGCTGCTCGAGGGAGCCGAGCGCCTGGCCAACGAGTCAGGCGAAGCACTGCCCGGGCCGGAGCATCTCCTGCTCTCCGCTCTGGCCCTGCCCGATGGCACCGCTCGTCAAGCGTTTGAGCGCCTGGGTGCTGACCCCGATGGACTGGAGGCAGCGATTGCAGGCCAGCATGCCGACGCGCTGCGTGCCGTCGGGATCCAGGTGGACGGGGACGGGCCCGTAGTGCCCGCGCCCGAGCCGCGGGGCGTCTTCCATTCGATGCCATCCGCACAGGCGGCGTTCCGCCGAGCCGTCGAACTGAGCAAGGCCTCGAAGCCAAGGCGCCTCCTGGGAGCACACGTCGTGCTCGCCATCACGGAGACCGGGCGCGGGACGATGGTCAGAGCGTTGGATCGGATGGGAGTGAATCGCGAGGAGCTCGCGGCGGCAGCACGTGAGGAACTGGCACCGGCAGTGGGGTGA
- the extP gene encoding selenite/tellurite reduction operon b-type cytochrome ExtP: MTFPGPGDLMRVVRESSVWRSLFRQPYPTTSRTRALAVMNNVFLHLHPVRVKKHAVRYTYTFCLGGVSFFLFLVLTVTGVYLMFFYVPSVTRAYQDILSIENSVAFGTFVRNMHRWGAHLMVLTVFLHMIRVFYHGAYKPPREFNWVIGVVLLFCTLWLSFTGYLLPWDQIAFWAITVGTQMATYAPLLSQESSFILLGGVEVGQGTLIRFYVMHVIAFPLIVAILLVVHFWRIRKDGGVSGPV, from the coding sequence ATGACCTTCCCCGGCCCCGGCGACCTCATGCGGGTCGTCAGGGAGTCGTCGGTGTGGCGCAGCCTCTTCCGCCAGCCGTATCCCACCACCAGCCGCACTCGCGCCCTGGCGGTCATGAACAACGTCTTCCTGCACCTCCACCCGGTTCGGGTCAAGAAGCATGCGGTGCGCTACACCTACACCTTCTGCCTCGGCGGGGTCAGCTTCTTCCTCTTCTTGGTGCTGACCGTGACGGGCGTGTACCTGATGTTCTTCTACGTGCCGTCGGTGACCCGCGCCTACCAGGACATCCTCTCGATCGAGAACTCGGTCGCCTTCGGCACGTTCGTGCGCAACATGCATCGCTGGGGCGCACACCTCATGGTGCTGACCGTCTTCCTGCACATGATCCGGGTCTTCTACCACGGTGCCTACAAGCCACCACGCGAGTTCAACTGGGTGATCGGCGTCGTCCTCCTCTTCTGCACCCTGTGGCTCAGTTTCACCGGCTACCTCCTGCCCTGGGACCAGATCGCGTTCTGGGCGATCACGGTCGGCACCCAGATGGCGACCTACGCGCCACTGCTCAGCCAGGAGTCGAGCTTCATCCTGCTCGGAGGCGTGGAGGTCGGTCAGGGGACGCTGATCCGGTTCTACGTCATGCACGTCATCGCCTTCCCGCTGATCGTCGCCATCCTCCTGGTCGTCCACTTCTGGAGGATCCGGAAGGACGGCGGCGTCTCGGGCCCCGTCTGA
- a CDS encoding cytochrome c produces the protein MRIKTLGIVLISALSLFTAFYWLTDTARREDEYQTQNEELVAYGEEMFGPVTPENDHTADCAACHGPDGTGGEVGTTGRLAPNLHSKSIYEKLKAQAGGSFTEIRKPGDPPDYVNLVIRFGGVVVSGDVNSPMPAWSTEVGGALTVNQIDALTALVETWALEAGSQPDEEIPNTVEAGQKVYVDAGCGSCHAADLSGGVGPSLLNIGNEPVTDLPTPISHLDQLEADYLADPTNFLERWIRDSAVNYNDGIATGMPVHPEGRISASAMQALITFLLSQKQ, from the coding sequence ATGCGCATCAAGACCCTGGGGATCGTCCTGATCAGCGCCCTGTCGCTGTTCACCGCCTTCTACTGGCTGACCGATACCGCCCGTCGCGAAGACGAGTACCAGACCCAGAACGAGGAGCTCGTCGCGTACGGGGAGGAGATGTTCGGGCCCGTCACGCCGGAGAACGACCATACGGCCGACTGCGCCGCCTGCCACGGGCCGGACGGGACGGGCGGTGAGGTCGGAACGACCGGGCGGCTTGCCCCCAACCTCCATTCGAAGAGCATCTACGAGAAGCTCAAGGCCCAGGCCGGCGGATCATTCACCGAGATTCGCAAGCCCGGCGACCCGCCCGACTACGTCAACCTGGTGATCCGCTTCGGCGGGGTGGTCGTGTCCGGTGACGTCAACTCGCCGATGCCTGCCTGGAGCACGGAGGTCGGCGGGGCGCTGACCGTCAACCAGATCGACGCGCTCACCGCGCTGGTCGAGACGTGGGCGCTGGAGGCCGGGTCTCAGCCGGACGAAGAGATCCCGAACACGGTCGAAGCGGGCCAGAAGGTCTACGTCGACGCCGGCTGCGGAAGCTGCCACGCTGCGGACCTGTCGGGCGGGGTCGGGCCGAGCCTGCTCAACATCGGCAACGAGCCGGTCACCGACCTGCCAACGCCGATCAGCCACCTCGACCAGCTGGAGGCGGACTATCTCGCCGATCCCACGAACTTCCTGGAGCGCTGGATTCGTGACTCCGCGGTGAACTACAACGACGGCATCGCCACCGGCATGCCGGTGCATCCGGAGGGGAGAATCAGCGCATCGGCCATGCAGGCGCTGATCACCTTCCTGCTGAGCCAGAAGCAGTGA
- a CDS encoding FAD-dependent oxidoreductase — MISANAIPLRFQTAEVGVDWLQCNIECQEGCPVNTNCRGYLMLAAEGRFEEGYILARDPNPVAAICGYVCSAPCEKACRRADIDKPLSIRAMKRFLVDWHYSNNMPDNIVTASPTGKTVGVIGAGPAGLTVAKELASYGHKVDIYEALPSGGGTCLIGVPAFRLPRDVIELDVSWVAKHGVDFHYNVEVGRDITLDQLRERHDAVVVSAGCMYPVAMNVPGEEIDGVIYGVDFLKRANLGEEQWVGEHVVVVGGGYTAMDSSRTALRIGAKTSTIVYRRGPEEMVVDEEEQHETRFEGVRFEFFSSPVEIVEKDGKVAGITFQRTRLGPPDASGRRSPEPIPGSEFTIPCDMVIPCTSQASDNNVLGEYGAKLNRHLGVTDTREFVPGGSVSSWRTPPLNGTTPVGPDGKKYNALQFELSRGNVVAEPDTFQTNVEGIFACGDFVTGPATIIEAAGRGRRTARAVDRWLLGVRGEELVELPVINRAVVTQVLEHDMPDKYEAIQRQHIPMAPPELRRDFTSLVEVGYDTRSAIAEGQRCLQCNHNINIDGPRCILCGLCADVCPEGVIYMIDKAQVGGDDPEIDLFQSWPRGIAMIIDEERCIRCNLCVERCPTNCITMDRLELERLTPDGKVLLESYKDNVLGQIGQEAGMAVQR, encoded by the coding sequence GTGATCTCCGCCAACGCCATTCCACTGAGGTTCCAGACCGCCGAAGTCGGCGTCGACTGGCTTCAGTGCAACATCGAATGCCAGGAAGGTTGCCCGGTCAACACGAATTGCCGTGGCTACCTGATGCTTGCCGCCGAGGGGCGCTTCGAGGAGGGCTACATCCTGGCGCGCGACCCGAACCCGGTCGCCGCCATCTGCGGCTACGTGTGCAGCGCGCCCTGCGAGAAGGCCTGTCGACGGGCTGACATCGACAAGCCGCTCTCGATCCGCGCCATGAAGCGCTTCCTGGTCGACTGGCACTACAGCAACAACATGCCGGACAACATCGTGACCGCCTCCCCGACCGGCAAGACCGTGGGCGTCATCGGCGCCGGCCCGGCCGGGCTGACCGTTGCCAAGGAGCTGGCCAGCTACGGCCACAAGGTCGACATCTACGAGGCGCTGCCGTCGGGTGGCGGAACCTGCCTCATCGGCGTGCCGGCGTTCCGGCTTCCAAGGGACGTGATCGAGCTGGACGTCAGCTGGGTCGCCAAGCACGGCGTGGACTTCCACTACAACGTCGAGGTCGGCCGCGACATCACCCTCGACCAGCTGCGGGAGCGGCACGATGCGGTGGTGGTGTCGGCCGGGTGCATGTACCCCGTCGCCATGAACGTCCCCGGCGAGGAGATCGACGGCGTGATCTACGGCGTCGACTTCCTGAAGCGCGCCAACCTGGGCGAGGAGCAGTGGGTCGGCGAGCACGTCGTGGTGGTGGGTGGCGGCTATACCGCCATGGACTCCTCGCGCACCGCGCTGCGAATCGGCGCCAAGACCAGCACCATCGTCTACCGCCGCGGCCCGGAGGAGATGGTGGTCGACGAGGAGGAGCAGCACGAGACCCGCTTCGAAGGGGTCCGCTTTGAGTTCTTCTCGTCGCCGGTCGAGATCGTCGAGAAGGACGGCAAGGTGGCCGGGATCACCTTCCAGCGGACGCGCCTCGGCCCACCGGATGCCAGCGGCCGGCGCAGCCCGGAGCCGATCCCCGGCAGCGAGTTCACGATCCCCTGCGACATGGTCATCCCGTGCACCAGCCAGGCGTCCGACAACAACGTGCTGGGCGAGTACGGCGCCAAGCTGAACCGGCACCTGGGAGTGACCGACACGCGCGAGTTCGTGCCGGGCGGATCGGTCTCGTCGTGGCGGACTCCGCCGCTGAACGGGACCACGCCGGTGGGCCCCGATGGCAAGAAATACAACGCCCTCCAGTTCGAGCTCAGCCGCGGCAACGTGGTGGCCGAGCCGGACACCTTCCAGACCAATGTCGAGGGGATCTTCGCCTGCGGCGACTTCGTGACCGGCCCCGCCACCATCATCGAGGCGGCGGGGCGTGGCCGCCGCACGGCGCGAGCGGTCGACCGCTGGCTCCTCGGCGTACGCGGCGAGGAGCTGGTCGAGCTGCCGGTGATCAACCGCGCGGTGGTGACCCAGGTGCTCGAGCACGACATGCCGGACAAGTACGAGGCGATCCAGCGCCAGCACATCCCGATGGCGCCGCCGGAGCTGCGACGCGACTTCACCAGCCTGGTGGAGGTCGGCTATGACACGCGGAGCGCCATCGCCGAGGGGCAGCGCTGCCTGCAGTGCAACCACAACATCAACATCGATGGGCCCCGCTGTATCCTGTGCGGGCTCTGCGCCGATGTCTGCCCCGAGGGCGTGATCTACATGATCGACAAGGCGCAGGTCGGCGGCGACGACCCGGAGATCGACCTCTTCCAGTCGTGGCCGCGCGGGATTGCCATGATCATCGACGAGGAGCGCTGCATCCGTTGCAACCTCTGCGTCGAGCGGTGTCCGACCAACTGCATCACGATGGACCGACTCGAGCTCGAGCGGCTCACGCCTGACGGGAAGGTGCTCTTGGAGAGCTACAAGGACAACGTGCTGGGTCAGATCGGCCAGGAGGCCGGCATGGCGGTCCAGCGATGA
- a CDS encoding penicillin-binding transpeptidase domain-containing protein yields MIRSRVTMRLAMLLLTATVLAGCAPTPPEPSPSAGPSATAAPRDPEADAAGLVARQFVAEWSERRYEQLIDLVAVQDRKRYIPAVIIRLLRQFDELAGVTSMVGETGPPIRSSAHPDVPAEGPVPAFAVHLSLTFQTDRFGTVAIRTRLLLTRGPQGWEARWSPSLLFPALGDGDALALQRTAAPRGRIVGVAGTIWAENREDGARVYPQEWLAGQTVGYVTPVTAAELATLPPTGDYQVGEAMGRSGLEQGAQRLLRGRPGVALAAVPRTGDPVPLLTRSMVPGADVTITIRPDLQATAQAALAPYADAATAVLDPKSGDVWALASAPAFNPNAMTLGTTLAGQPLPTPIEGASLNKATLAAYPAGSSFKPFTLLAALETGVATPTTRMSCFGTWTYSGFTFHNYLDHTLGGSVSLEEAMAFSCNTTYMPLSIRVWDADQTALPDLVAEFGFGVSTGILHLADNPGILPNASYFSLTPRGGGQISPYGPFDQIQLAIGQGSFLGTPLQLANAYAAFGNGGTLWVPRLVTLVTRPDGVVLERNEPRAARQVNVKPESFAYLTKTLRAVITLPYGTAHRAFAGFPIPAAGKSGTAETGTPRPDAWFPAYAPASNAEIAAATVLVHVRLATGGTDAAPLVRRVMSTYFYGP; encoded by the coding sequence ATGATCCGCTCGCGCGTCACGATGCGCCTCGCCATGCTCCTGCTCACCGCGACAGTCCTGGCGGGATGCGCACCAACGCCGCCCGAGCCGAGCCCGAGCGCCGGGCCATCGGCTACAGCAGCCCCACGCGACCCGGAAGCCGACGCCGCCGGCCTCGTTGCGCGTCAGTTCGTGGCCGAATGGAGCGAACGGCGCTACGAACAGCTGATCGATCTTGTTGCCGTGCAGGACCGCAAGCGGTACATCCCCGCGGTCATCATTCGCCTGCTCCGCCAATTCGACGAGCTGGCCGGTGTGACCAGCATGGTTGGGGAGACCGGTCCCCCGATCCGCAGCAGCGCTCACCCGGACGTCCCGGCCGAAGGCCCGGTCCCCGCTTTCGCGGTCCATTTGAGCCTCACCTTCCAGACGGACCGATTTGGCACGGTGGCCATTCGCACACGGCTGCTGCTCACCCGGGGGCCGCAGGGATGGGAGGCGCGCTGGAGCCCGTCGCTCCTCTTCCCGGCCCTCGGTGACGGAGACGCCCTGGCGCTGCAGCGCACCGCCGCGCCGCGCGGCCGCATCGTCGGCGTCGCCGGCACGATCTGGGCGGAAAACCGTGAGGACGGGGCGCGCGTGTATCCGCAGGAGTGGCTCGCTGGGCAGACGGTCGGCTACGTAACTCCGGTGACTGCCGCTGAGCTGGCAACACTGCCACCAACGGGGGACTACCAGGTGGGGGAGGCGATGGGACGCAGCGGCCTCGAGCAGGGGGCGCAGCGGCTGTTGCGGGGAAGGCCGGGAGTTGCCCTGGCGGCTGTGCCACGCACCGGGGACCCGGTACCCCTTCTGACACGGTCAATGGTTCCTGGCGCCGACGTGACGATCACCATCCGTCCGGACCTTCAGGCCACGGCCCAGGCCGCCCTGGCCCCGTACGCTGACGCGGCCACTGCCGTGCTCGATCCGAAGTCCGGCGACGTCTGGGCACTCGCATCGGCGCCTGCCTTCAACCCGAACGCGATGACCCTGGGCACAACCCTCGCCGGTCAGCCTCTGCCAACTCCCATCGAAGGCGCGTCATTGAACAAGGCGACGCTCGCCGCCTACCCGGCCGGCTCGTCATTCAAGCCCTTCACCCTGCTGGCCGCGCTGGAGACCGGGGTGGCGACGCCTACGACCCGCATGTCCTGCTTCGGCACCTGGACCTACAGCGGATTCACCTTCCACAACTATCTGGATCACACCCTGGGCGGGAGCGTGTCGCTCGAGGAGGCGATGGCCTTCAGCTGCAACACCACCTACATGCCGCTTTCGATCAGGGTCTGGGACGCAGACCAGACGGCGCTCCCCGACCTGGTCGCCGAGTTCGGGTTCGGCGTCTCGACCGGCATCCTCCACCTTGCGGACAACCCCGGCATCCTCCCGAATGCAAGCTACTTCTCCCTGACCCCTCGGGGCGGCGGCCAGATCAGCCCGTACGGGCCCTTCGACCAGATCCAGCTCGCCATCGGACAGGGCAGCTTCCTTGGCACTCCCCTCCAGCTGGCCAACGCCTACGCGGCGTTCGGGAATGGAGGCACGCTGTGGGTACCGCGCCTAGTGACGCTCGTCACGCGACCCGATGGAGTGGTCCTCGAGCGCAACGAGCCCCGCGCGGCGCGCCAGGTGAACGTAAAGCCCGAGAGCTTCGCCTATTTGACGAAGACGCTGCGCGCGGTGATCACGCTTCCCTACGGCACTGCTCACCGCGCCTTTGCCGGATTCCCTATCCCGGCTGCCGGCAAGAGTGGAACCGCCGAGACCGGCACGCCCAGGCCAGATGCGTGGTTCCCCGCGTACGCGCCGGCGAGCAACGCCGAGATCGCCGCCGCCACCGTGCTGGTCCACGTCAGGCTGGCGACAGGCGGCACTGATGCCGCCCCACTCGTCCGGCGCGTGATGTCCACGTACTTCTACGGACCGTGA
- a CDS encoding Rieske 2Fe-2S domain-containing protein has protein sequence MSHLPTYGEVPAAPVGEMSRRSFMRRILWVGTGILSIEFLAGSVNFLWPNVRSGLGGKFTIGSAADIAGTQPTWASGQPFGFSKARIFFINVPASESMVSGTNETVADPGDNVLALYRKCPHLGCNIPPLCDQSLWFECLCHGSKYNIIGEKRAGPAPRGMDRFEVTLTAGVYEVDTSAIVAGPPIGTATFDNRNTDNIPHCAA, from the coding sequence ATGAGCCACCTTCCTACCTACGGCGAGGTCCCGGCGGCTCCGGTCGGGGAGATGAGCCGGCGCAGCTTCATGCGCCGCATCCTCTGGGTGGGAACCGGCATCCTGTCGATCGAGTTCCTGGCCGGCAGCGTCAACTTCCTGTGGCCGAACGTGCGCAGCGGGCTGGGCGGCAAGTTCACGATCGGCTCCGCGGCCGACATCGCCGGCACGCAGCCGACCTGGGCCAGCGGACAGCCGTTCGGCTTCAGCAAGGCTCGCATCTTCTTCATCAACGTGCCGGCGTCGGAGTCCATGGTCAGCGGCACCAACGAGACGGTCGCGGACCCCGGAGACAATGTGCTGGCCCTGTACCGGAAGTGCCCGCACCTGGGCTGCAACATTCCGCCGCTGTGCGATCAGAGCCTCTGGTTCGAGTGCCTGTGCCACGGCAGCAAGTACAACATCATTGGCGAGAAGCGCGCGGGACCGGCGCCGCGCGGGATGGATCGCTTCGAAGTGACCTTGACCGCGGGCGTCTACGAGGTCGACACCAGCGCGATCGTGGCCGGACCGCCGATCGGCACCGCTACCTTCGACAACCGCAACACCGACAATATCCCGCACTGCGCGGCCTGA
- a CDS encoding adenylate/guanylate cyclase domain-containing protein, which produces MQRKSLDMPDETRTIPNGRTDIWNLGDFVVGRITFEPGWRWSKDVRPIAQTEWCEYHHLGLIIEGTLHYITPEGLEMEVSPGMLFEILPGHDAWVVGDEPVIQYDFAGMRTFALPAAGRSERILGTLVATDIVDSTATAERVGPAAWRTTLAELNADSRRQIDKFRGKVVANTGDGLIALFDGAERAVRCGAATSELAAQLGLRLRCGVHTGEVELIPDNVRGVAVHIVTRVMALAAPGEVLVSGTTHELVADSDLRFDDRGTHELKGVTGARQVWALASS; this is translated from the coding sequence ATGCAGCGCAAGTCCCTGGACATGCCCGACGAAACGCGGACGATTCCCAACGGTCGAACGGATATCTGGAACCTGGGCGACTTCGTGGTCGGGCGCATCACCTTTGAGCCCGGCTGGCGATGGTCGAAGGACGTCAGGCCGATTGCCCAGACCGAGTGGTGCGAATACCACCACCTCGGCCTGATCATCGAGGGGACGCTGCACTACATCACCCCCGAAGGGTTGGAGATGGAGGTCAGCCCGGGGATGCTGTTCGAGATCCTGCCCGGCCACGACGCCTGGGTTGTGGGTGACGAGCCGGTGATTCAATACGACTTCGCCGGGATGCGCACGTTTGCCCTGCCTGCGGCGGGACGCAGCGAGCGGATCCTGGGCACGCTGGTCGCCACCGACATCGTCGACTCCACGGCGACCGCCGAGCGCGTCGGTCCGGCTGCCTGGCGCACGACGCTGGCCGAGCTGAACGCCGATAGCCGACGCCAGATCGACAAGTTCCGCGGCAAGGTGGTTGCCAATACCGGCGACGGGCTGATCGCCCTCTTCGACGGTGCCGAGCGCGCGGTCCGCTGCGGGGCGGCGACCAGCGAGCTGGCCGCTCAGTTGGGGTTGCGGTTGCGCTGCGGGGTGCACACCGGCGAGGTGGAGCTCATCCCCGACAACGTTCGCGGGGTGGCCGTTCACATCGTAACCCGGGTCATGGCGCTCGCCGCCCCGGGCGAGGTGCTGGTTTCGGGCACCACGCACGAGCTGGTGGCGGACTCAGACCTGCGGTTCGACGATCGCGGGACTCACGAGCTGAAGGGCGTCACCGGCGCGCGCCAGGTCTGGGCGCTCGCCTCAAGCTAA
- a CDS encoding menaquinol oxidoreductase codes for MTIEKRPNATADKTAPTQAPRLPAVERDRGPKLPGPPGVPGTERFRLLAYVKQESMVRVDKRPDETVLTWPHLLRAEFLMALLISVLLVVASVFIHAPLEEMANAGVTPHVAKAPWYFLGLQELLSYFNATVGGVLLPTLYLVGLAVIPYIDRSPYKAARDRKTAWVFFLSLMVGGLLITLIGSFFRGPGWNWVWPWDGLYFTL; via the coding sequence ATGACGATCGAGAAGCGGCCGAACGCCACCGCTGACAAGACCGCCCCCACCCAGGCGCCGCGCCTCCCGGCGGTCGAGCGCGACCGTGGGCCCAAGCTCCCCGGCCCGCCCGGCGTGCCGGGTACCGAGCGCTTCCGCCTGCTGGCCTACGTCAAGCAGGAGTCGATGGTTCGCGTCGACAAGAGGCCCGATGAGACCGTCCTGACCTGGCCGCACCTGCTGCGCGCTGAGTTCCTGATGGCGCTGCTGATCAGCGTTCTGCTCGTCGTGGCCTCGGTCTTCATCCACGCGCCGCTGGAGGAGATGGCGAACGCCGGCGTCACCCCGCACGTCGCCAAGGCCCCGTGGTACTTCCTCGGCCTGCAGGAGCTGCTCTCGTACTTCAATGCCACCGTCGGCGGCGTCCTGCTGCCGACCCTGTACCTGGTCGGGCTGGCCGTCATTCCGTACATCGACCGCTCGCCCTACAAAGCAGCTCGCGACCGCAAGACGGCCTGGGTCTTCTTCCTGTCGCTCATGGTCGGCGGCCTGCTGATCACGCTCATCGGCTCCTTCTTCCGCGGCCCCGGCTGGAACTGGGTCTGGCCGTGGGATGGGCTCTACTTCACCCTATGA